One stretch of Brassica oleracea var. oleracea cultivar TO1000 unplaced genomic scaffold, BOL UnpScaffold00418, whole genome shotgun sequence DNA includes these proteins:
- the LOC106319619 gene encoding uncharacterized protein LOC106319619: protein MFKCSPLLLISSKALLGLCFFFMLKVSPFLLLLFCLKPFTLIVGGEQLPPQASSLQQLLQIGLTAILHASYVCCRSPRGMTLPKLCPNVCKVVVMTREQELLLCRGDVSNSSPSRLKRMLQSLTGMPSATFEGIVTVKTETFFFFAYVC, encoded by the exons ATGTTCAAGTGTTCACCTTTGCTTCTCATTAGCTCTAAAGCTCTTTTGggattgtgtttttttttcatgttaaaagtttcaccttttttgttgttgttattttgCTTGAAGCCTTTTACGTTGATTGTTGGTGGGGAACAACTGCCACCACAAGCATCTTCGTTGCAGCAGCTATTACAGATTGGCTTGACGGCTATCTTGCACGCAAg TTATGTGTGTTGCAGAAGTCCAAGGGGGATGACTCTGCCAAAACTATGTCCCAATGTTTGCAAG GTGGTGGTCATGACTCGTGAGCAAGAGCTGCTGTTGTGCAGAGGAGATGTCTCAAACTCGTCTCCGTCTAGACTCAAACGAATGTTGCAGTCTCTCACTGGAATGCCAAGTGCAACCTTTGAAGGTATTGTGACAGTAAAGACTgagactttcttcttctttgcttatGTCTGTTGA
- the LOC106319601 gene encoding ADP-ribosylation factor-like isoform X1 produces the protein MPIIRQKLNPGLQRHEMSLLRLFETVSDDYVTLALIQIKLTDVTDPMVNEKVADQDELRDVVLLVFANKPDLPNAMNAAEITDKLGLHSLRQRHWRRGKDCG, from the exons ATGCCTATAATCAGGCAGAAGCTGAATCCTGGCCTCCAACGTCACGAGATGTCTCTCCTCCGCCTCTTCGAGACTGTCTCCGATGACTACGTCACACTTGCCCTCATCCAG ATTAAATTGACTGATGTTACTGATCCCATGGTCAATGAGAAGGTTGCTGATCAG GATGAGCTGCGTGATGTTGTTCTGCTCGTGTTTGCTAACAAACCGGATCTTCCAAATGCCATGAACGCAGCTGAGATCACCGATAAGCTTGGTCTCCACTCTCTCCGTCAGCGTCACTG GCGTAGAGGGAAAGATTGTGGTTGA
- the LOC106319605 gene encoding ADP-ribosylation factor-like, producing the protein MSLLRLFETVSDDCVTLALIQIKLTDVTDPMVNEKVADQDELRDVVLLVFANKPDLPNAMNAAEITDKLGLHSLRQRHWRRGEDCG; encoded by the exons ATGTCTCTCCTCCGCCTCTTCGAGACTGTCTCCGATGACTGCGTCACACTTGCTCTCATCCAG ATTAAATTGACTGATGTTACTGATCCCATGGTCAATGAGAAGGTTGCTGATCAG GATGAGCTGCGTGATGTTGTTCTGCTCGTGTTTGCTAACAAACCGGATCTTCCAAATGCCATGAACGCAGCTGAGATCACCGATAAGCTTGGTCTCCACTCTCTCCGTCAGCGTCACTG GCGTAGAGGGGAAGATTGTGGTTGA
- the LOC106319601 gene encoding ADP-ribosylation factor 1-like isoform X2, protein MPIIRQKLNPGLQRHEMSLLRLFETVSDDYVTLALIQDELRDVVLLVFANKPDLPNAMNAAEITDKLGLHSLRQRHWRRGKDCG, encoded by the exons ATGCCTATAATCAGGCAGAAGCTGAATCCTGGCCTCCAACGTCACGAGATGTCTCTCCTCCGCCTCTTCGAGACTGTCTCCGATGACTACGTCACACTTGCCCTCATCCAG GATGAGCTGCGTGATGTTGTTCTGCTCGTGTTTGCTAACAAACCGGATCTTCCAAATGCCATGAACGCAGCTGAGATCACCGATAAGCTTGGTCTCCACTCTCTCCGTCAGCGTCACTG GCGTAGAGGGAAAGATTGTGGTTGA